Proteins from a genomic interval of Leifsonia shinshuensis:
- a CDS encoding Hsp20/alpha crystallin family protein has protein sequence MRLLGLAPGIDSDSVTASCDLGVLRVVMPIEQPAVRKGPPEAACFLTLGTQPCACADPGALFDDP, from the coding sequence ATGCGGCTGCTGGGACTGGCGCCCGGCATCGATAGCGACAGCGTCACCGCCAGCTGCGACCTGGGCGTCCTGCGGGTGGTGATGCCCATCGAGCAGCCCGCCGTCCGGAAAGGTCCCCCTGAAGCAGCCTGCTTCCTGACTCTGGGCACTCAGCCCTGCGCCTGCGCCGATCCTGGCGCGCTCTTTGACGACCCCTGA
- a CDS encoding IS3 family transposase: MIVSFIDEQRAKGRAVESICDVLREQGVQVAARTYRSWKTAQPSNRDLEDAAVIDAILAARVDENGKVTPESMYGRRKMTALLRRRGLAVSKRRVDRLMRQLGIGGLVRGKRVRTTIPDRNAQRAPDLLERDFSAEAPNRRWVADFTYVRTWAGFVYVAFVIDCFSRTIVGWYASTSKTTPLVTTALRMGLWRRDRAGHPAGDGLVHHSDAGSQGGFNWLSQHLDREVFSDGDGGLEQEDQRSARECASAVACGSGVASADALARAA, translated from the coding sequence CTGATCGTCTCGTTCATCGACGAGCAGCGCGCCAAGGGCCGCGCGGTCGAGTCGATCTGCGATGTCCTGCGGGAGCAGGGCGTGCAGGTCGCCGCGCGAACCTATCGGTCCTGGAAGACTGCCCAGCCCAGCAACCGCGATCTGGAGGACGCGGCGGTGATCGACGCGATCCTCGCCGCTCGCGTCGACGAGAACGGGAAGGTGACGCCGGAGTCGATGTATGGCCGGCGGAAGATGACCGCGCTCCTGCGGCGACGCGGTCTGGCCGTGTCGAAGCGGCGCGTGGACCGGCTGATGCGGCAACTCGGCATAGGCGGGCTCGTGCGAGGCAAGCGCGTGCGGACGACGATCCCAGATCGGAACGCGCAGCGTGCGCCGGACCTGCTGGAGCGGGACTTCTCCGCCGAGGCACCCAATCGGCGTTGGGTCGCGGACTTCACGTATGTGCGCACCTGGGCCGGGTTCGTCTACGTGGCCTTCGTGATCGACTGCTTCTCCCGGACGATCGTGGGCTGGTATGCCAGCACGAGCAAGACGACCCCGCTGGTGACCACCGCGCTGCGGATGGGTCTCTGGCGGCGCGACCGTGCCGGTCACCCCGCCGGTGACGGGCTCGTGCACCACTCCGACGCCGGCAGCCAGGGCGGATTCAACTGGTTGTCGCAACACCTCGATCGAGAGGTGTTCAGCGATGGTGACGGCGGATTGGAGCAAGAAGACCAGCGAAGTGCCCGTGAGTGCGCGTCGGCAGTGGCGTGCGGATCGGGCGTTGCGTCCGCCGATGCGCTCGCCCGGGCGGCCTGA
- a CDS encoding IS3 family transposase (programmed frameshift) — translation MTNSRKRHTPEQVVRKLGQADRMLADGQDVSAVCRELVVSEQTYYRWRNQYGGLKADDAKRLKELEKQNATLKRLLAEAELEKAALKELAGGKLLSLDRRRAAVDHLKRKLRVSERMACRLVGLSRSAYRRPLKGDTVADPDRAFREWLRAWAKDHPRYGYRRAYHDARAEGWVVNHKKIQRLWRDEGLRVPQRRRRKRVGSSTVDAPTADAPNVVWAVDFQFDADEHGRPIKICSIVDEHTRECIGGLVERSITADRLTAHLEDLVAARGAPAVLRSDNGPEFISEAMADWAGTRTGLSYIPPGSPWRNGYVESFNSRIRDECLNINSFYSLLHAQVIIGDWKDEYNHHRRHSSLGYLPPAEYARQCTHQMETDDSQNVRTE, via the exons ACAGGATGCTCGCCGACGGTCAGGACGTCTCGGCGGTGTGCCGGGAGCTCGTGGTGTCCGAGCAGACGTACTACCGGTGGCGGAACCAGTACGGCGGCCTCAAGGCCGACGACGCAAAGCGCCTGAAGGAGCTGGAGAAGCAGAATGCGACCCTGAAGCGTCTGCTCGCGGAAGCGGAGCTGGAGAAGGCCGCGCTCAAGGAGCTGGCTG GAGGGAAACTTCTAAGCCTGGACAGGCGCCGCGCCGCCGTCGATCACCTCAAGCGCAAGCTGCGGGTGAGCGAACGGATGGCGTGCCGTCTGGTCGGGCTGAGCCGCTCCGCGTATCGGCGACCGCTCAAGGGCGACACGGTCGCGGACCCGGATCGGGCGTTCAGGGAGTGGCTGCGCGCCTGGGCGAAGGACCATCCCCGCTACGGGTACCGGCGGGCGTATCACGACGCCCGCGCCGAGGGGTGGGTGGTGAACCACAAGAAGATCCAACGCCTGTGGCGTGACGAAGGGCTCCGGGTCCCGCAGCGGCGTCGACGCAAGCGCGTCGGGTCCTCGACCGTCGACGCGCCGACGGCGGACGCGCCGAACGTGGTGTGGGCGGTGGACTTTCAGTTCGACGCCGACGAGCACGGCCGACCGATCAAGATCTGCTCGATCGTCGACGAACACACCCGGGAGTGCATCGGCGGCCTCGTGGAGCGCTCGATTACCGCCGACCGACTCACCGCCCACCTCGAGGACCTCGTCGCCGCCCGGGGCGCCCCGGCGGTGCTCAGGTCGGACAACGGGCCGGAGTTCATCAGCGAGGCGATGGCCGACTGGGCCGGCACCCGCACCGGCCTGTCCTACATCCCTCCGGGCTCGCCGTGGCGCAACGGGTACGTCGAGTCGTTCAACAGCCGGATCCGCGACGAGTGCCTCAACATCAACAGCTTCTACTCGCTGCTGCACGCGCAGGTCATCATCGGCGACTGGAAGGACGAGTACAACCACCACCGCCGGCACTCCTCGCTCGGCTACCTACCCCCAGCCGAGTACGCTCGACAGTGCACCCATCAAATGGAAACCGACGACTCACAGAACGTCCGGACCGAATGA
- a CDS encoding IS30 family transposase, translated as MRSPGRPEPSREVQRQFWRLIATGITSAEAALTVGVSVPVGTRWFRHAGGMPPISLAPPTGRYLSFEEREEIALLRAKQLGVREIARRIGRDPGTISRELRRNAATRSGKQEYRALVAQWKAQQAAKRPKKARLVTNARLREYVQDRLAGNVRRPDGSVVVGPEPLAWKGRNKPHRQDRRWAIAWSPEQISHRLKVDFPDDESMRISHEAIYQSLFIQGRGALKRELVTCLRTGRALRQPRARAQNRPQGHVTADVVFSERPAEAADRAVPGHWEGDLIIGTGRSAIGTVVERKSRSTLLVHLPRLEGWGENPYVKNGPALGGYGAVAMNAALVATMTKLPEQLRKTLTWDRGKELSAHAQFALETGTKVFFADPHSPWQRPTNENTNGLLRQYFPKGTDLSRWSAEDLEAVALALNNRPRKSLNWRTPAEVFEEQLRSLQQHGVATTD; from the coding sequence ATGCGCTCGCCCGGGCGGCCTGAGCCTTCGCGGGAGGTGCAACGGCAGTTCTGGCGTCTGATCGCGACGGGTATCACCTCCGCCGAAGCGGCGCTGACGGTGGGCGTGTCTGTGCCGGTCGGGACCCGTTGGTTTCGTCACGCTGGCGGCATGCCGCCGATCAGCCTCGCCCCGCCCACAGGTCGCTATCTGTCCTTCGAGGAACGCGAGGAGATCGCGCTTCTCCGCGCCAAGCAGCTCGGCGTGCGTGAGATCGCCCGCAGGATCGGCCGCGACCCGGGAACGATCTCCCGCGAGCTGCGCCGCAATGCCGCCACGCGCAGCGGCAAGCAGGAATACCGGGCGCTGGTGGCGCAGTGGAAGGCGCAGCAGGCGGCGAAGCGGCCGAAGAAGGCGAGGTTGGTGACCAACGCTAGGCTGCGCGAGTACGTCCAGGACCGTCTCGCCGGCAACGTCCGCCGACCCGATGGCAGCGTGGTCGTCGGCCCTGAGCCGCTGGCATGGAAGGGGCGGAACAAGCCGCATCGGCAGGACCGGCGGTGGGCGATCGCGTGGAGCCCGGAGCAGATCTCACACCGCCTGAAGGTCGACTTCCCGGATGATGAGTCCATGCGCATCAGCCACGAGGCGATCTACCAGTCGCTGTTCATCCAGGGCCGTGGCGCGCTCAAACGCGAACTCGTCACCTGCCTGCGAACCGGTCGCGCACTCCGGCAGCCACGAGCTCGAGCGCAGAACCGGCCGCAAGGGCATGTCACCGCCGATGTCGTGTTCTCCGAACGTCCTGCGGAGGCGGCGGACCGCGCCGTTCCTGGGCACTGGGAGGGGGATCTGATCATCGGAACGGGCCGATCGGCGATCGGCACTGTCGTCGAGCGCAAGAGCCGCTCGACTCTGCTGGTGCACCTGCCCCGCCTGGAGGGCTGGGGCGAGAACCCATATGTGAAGAACGGTCCTGCACTGGGAGGCTACGGCGCCGTCGCGATGAATGCTGCTCTCGTCGCGACCATGACGAAGCTTCCAGAACAGCTTCGCAAGACACTCACCTGGGATCGCGGCAAGGAGCTTTCTGCGCATGCCCAGTTCGCGCTTGAGACGGGCACGAAGGTGTTCTTCGCCGACCCCCACTCGCCCTGGCAGCGGCCGACGAACGAGAACACAAACGGGTTGCTGCGTCAATACTTCCCGAAGGGCACGGACCTCTCGCGGTGGTCGGCCGAGGACCTCGAAGCCGTCGCTCTCGCGCTCAACAACCGGCCACGGAAAAGCCTGAACTGGCGCACTCCCGCGGAAGTCTTCGAGGAACAGCTACGCTCGCTTCAACAACACGGTGTTGCAACGACCGATTGA